The following coding sequences are from one Paenibacillus sp. JDR-2 window:
- a CDS encoding AraC family transcriptional regulator, with translation MNLERTHLNLLFDIRSIITMFYFEFDGNYRFPGEQHDFWELVYVDKGEIEVGAGSRRYMLKQGGLIFHKPNEFHSLTAIPGKAPNVIVMTFDCHSKEMDRLSDKVFLLDHEQLSVMARILSEGANAFALPFHYPLVRKPNPSLGSEQLVKIHLESLLILLLRGDTSRDYGRAPMLLTKEKEEARLVSAIVSLMEERLSSQLSLLEISRTLHIANTKLKEQFKRHTGKTVMEYYAHMKLEKAKLLIREDGHNFTEIALQLGFSSVHYFSKAFKRSTGMSPSEYAKSVKARSRIEQKANDYFISNLEVSI, from the coding sequence ATGAATCTGGAACGAACGCATCTGAACCTGTTGTTTGACATTCGCAGCATCATAACGATGTTTTATTTTGAATTTGACGGGAATTACAGATTCCCGGGGGAGCAGCATGACTTCTGGGAGCTCGTATACGTCGATAAGGGAGAAATAGAGGTTGGCGCAGGCAGCCGGCGTTACATGTTGAAGCAAGGAGGACTCATATTTCATAAGCCGAACGAATTCCACAGCCTGACCGCGATACCCGGCAAAGCGCCAAATGTGATCGTCATGACCTTCGACTGCCATTCCAAGGAAATGGACCGGTTATCGGATAAAGTATTCCTGCTTGATCACGAGCAGCTTAGCGTCATGGCCCGTATTCTCAGCGAAGGGGCCAATGCCTTTGCGCTTCCCTTTCACTATCCGCTGGTCCGCAAACCGAATCCTTCGCTTGGCAGCGAGCAATTGGTGAAAATTCACCTGGAATCCCTTCTGATTTTGCTGCTGCGGGGCGATACGTCACGGGATTACGGAAGGGCGCCAATGCTGCTTACGAAGGAAAAGGAGGAGGCGCGGCTTGTATCTGCGATCGTGTCGCTTATGGAAGAAAGACTGTCCTCGCAACTGAGCTTGTTGGAGATCAGCCGGACGCTTCATATTGCCAATACGAAGCTGAAGGAGCAGTTCAAGCGCCATACGGGCAAGACGGTCATGGAGTATTACGCGCATATGAAGCTGGAGAAGGCCAAGCTGCTCATCCGCGAGGACGGTCATAACTTTACCGAAATAGCGCTCCAGCTGGGCTTTAGCAGCGTGCATTATTTCTCCAAGGCATTCAAGCGCTCGACCGGAATGAGTCCGTCCGAATACGCCAAGTCGGTCAAGGCAAGAAGCCGGATCGAGCAGAAGGCAAACGATTATTTTATATCTAATTTGGAGGTATCCATTTAA
- a CDS encoding Gfo/Idh/MocA family protein — MKLGVIGYGSRIQHVIQEMIKLEPACTVTAIVDPQSSVYRQQEPQLEQHAAFYDTPEEMLASADLDGILIGTRCNLHTEMALKVFPTSIPLFLEKPVATTMEDLLRLKAGAEEWNPPVIVSFPLRVCDIVQVVKEIVDSGKIGTIEHVQAVNNVPYGSVYFHNWYRDESLTGGLFLQKATHDFDYINHVLQNRPVSVCAMTSKQIYKGEKLASLHCYQCDEKDNCPDSAAYDQKMQCVFATDTGNEDSGSALITYDTGMHVSYSQNFFARRGAAARGARFLGYKGTVEFDFYTETVKVFMHHTDRIETYQIKSDQSHFGGDKVLARNFIDMIQHNNPSISPIEDGLLSALQCLKARESAETKTFRAINWD, encoded by the coding sequence ATGAAGTTAGGCGTCATTGGATATGGATCCCGGATCCAACACGTCATTCAGGAAATGATCAAGCTGGAGCCGGCCTGCACGGTAACGGCCATCGTTGATCCTCAGAGCAGCGTTTATCGGCAACAGGAACCCCAGCTTGAGCAACACGCCGCTTTTTACGATACGCCGGAGGAGATGCTCGCTTCCGCTGATTTAGACGGCATTCTGATCGGTACGAGGTGCAATCTCCACACCGAGATGGCCTTGAAGGTTTTCCCGACGAGTATCCCGCTTTTCTTGGAAAAGCCCGTTGCAACAACGATGGAGGATCTGCTCCGGTTAAAAGCAGGCGCGGAAGAATGGAATCCGCCCGTTATCGTTTCCTTTCCGCTTCGCGTTTGCGACATCGTGCAGGTTGTCAAAGAAATCGTGGATTCCGGCAAGATCGGAACAATCGAGCATGTTCAGGCTGTAAATAACGTGCCTTACGGCTCCGTCTATTTCCATAATTGGTACCGGGACGAGTCGCTGACCGGCGGGCTATTCCTGCAAAAAGCAACGCATGATTTTGATTACATCAATCACGTGCTGCAAAATCGTCCCGTCAGTGTTTGCGCCATGACCTCTAAACAAATCTATAAGGGCGAGAAGCTCGCCAGCTTGCACTGCTATCAATGCGACGAGAAGGATAACTGTCCCGACAGCGCCGCGTATGACCAAAAAATGCAATGCGTATTTGCCACGGATACGGGCAACGAGGATTCCGGCAGCGCGCTTATCACCTATGACACGGGGATGCATGTCTCTTACTCGCAGAACTTTTTCGCCCGCAGGGGAGCCGCCGCCCGAGGTGCGCGTTTCCTTGGCTACAAAGGAACAGTGGAGTTTGATTTTTATACCGAAACCGTCAAAGTGTTCATGCATCATACCGATCGAATAGAAACCTATCAGATCAAGTCGGATCAAAGCCACTTCGGGGGCGACAAGGTACTTGCCCGCAATTTTATCGATATGATTCAACATAATAATCCCTCAATCAGCCCTATCGAGGACGGCTTGCTGAGCGCCCTACAGTGCCTCAAGGCGCGCGAATCGGCGGAGACGAAGACGTTCCGGGCGATTAACTGGGACTAA
- a CDS encoding glycoside hydrolase family 35 protein produces MSPLTIQGKQLMLNDRPFRIIAGAIHYFRVVPEYWRDRLLKLKACGFNTVETYVPWNFHEPEEGRFVFEGMADLEKFIALAGELGLYAIVRPSPYICAEWEFGGLPAWLLKDPGMRLRCSYKPFLDKADAYYDELIPRLTPFLSTKGGPLIAMQIENEYGSYGNDKTYLNYLKEALVKRGVDVLLFTSDGPEDFMLQGGMVEGVWETVNFGSRSAEAFAKLQEYQPDQPLMCMEFWNGWFDHWGETHHTRGAADVALVLDEMLAAGASVNFYMFHGGTNFGFFSGANYTDRLLPTVTSYDYDSPLSESGELTEKYYAVREVIAKYAELGPLELPAQIVAKSFGSVRMTGQARLLASLDELSVPIPSVCPEPMEQYGQNSGFILYATHLTGPRPASRLNLQEVHDRALIFIDGVFKGVIERSNPEHDLVFDVPPGGVELAILVENMGRINYGPHMKDVKGITEGVRFGQQFLFNWTVRPLPLDDLSKLQFSALSSQPCLQPSFYRGEFEVDEPADTFLSMKGWTKGVAYMNGFNLGRYWEIAPQETLYIPGPLLRTGKNEIIVFELHAAESASVSLLDCPVLNKQ; encoded by the coding sequence ATGAGTCCACTGACTATTCAAGGCAAACAATTAATGCTGAACGATCGTCCGTTTCGAATTATAGCCGGCGCCATCCATTATTTTCGCGTTGTTCCGGAGTACTGGCGCGACCGCCTGCTTAAATTGAAGGCATGCGGGTTTAATACGGTTGAAACTTACGTGCCGTGGAATTTCCATGAGCCGGAGGAAGGCCGCTTTGTATTCGAGGGCATGGCGGATCTGGAGAAGTTCATCGCGCTTGCCGGCGAACTGGGATTGTACGCGATTGTTCGTCCAAGCCCGTACATTTGCGCGGAGTGGGAGTTTGGCGGATTGCCGGCATGGCTGCTCAAAGACCCCGGCATGCGCCTGCGCTGCAGCTATAAGCCGTTCCTGGACAAAGCGGATGCTTATTACGACGAACTGATCCCGCGCCTGACCCCGTTCCTGTCCACCAAGGGCGGTCCGCTCATCGCGATGCAGATCGAGAACGAGTACGGCAGCTACGGCAACGATAAAACGTATCTCAACTACCTGAAGGAAGCACTCGTCAAACGCGGCGTGGATGTACTGCTATTTACCTCTGACGGACCGGAAGATTTTATGCTGCAAGGCGGCATGGTTGAAGGCGTATGGGAAACGGTTAATTTCGGATCCCGTTCGGCTGAGGCATTCGCCAAGCTGCAGGAATATCAGCCGGATCAGCCGCTTATGTGCATGGAATTTTGGAACGGCTGGTTCGACCACTGGGGGGAGACTCATCATACCCGCGGCGCCGCGGATGTTGCCCTGGTGCTTGACGAGATGCTGGCAGCCGGTGCTTCGGTCAATTTCTATATGTTCCATGGGGGGACCAACTTCGGCTTTTTCAGCGGAGCGAACTACACGGACAGACTGCTTCCGACGGTTACGAGCTACGACTACGATTCGCCGCTTAGCGAGAGCGGGGAATTGACGGAGAAATATTATGCCGTTCGCGAAGTCATTGCCAAGTATGCGGAGCTCGGACCGCTTGAGCTGCCGGCGCAAATCGTGGCAAAAAGCTTCGGTAGCGTGCGTATGACTGGCCAAGCTCGGCTGCTCGCTTCGCTTGATGAGTTGTCCGTACCGATTCCAAGCGTGTGCCCGGAGCCGATGGAGCAGTATGGCCAAAACTCGGGGTTTATCCTGTACGCGACGCATTTAACCGGCCCGCGTCCGGCAAGCCGCCTCAACCTGCAGGAGGTTCATGACCGCGCGCTTATCTTTATTGACGGCGTGTTCAAAGGCGTTATTGAACGCTCCAACCCGGAGCATGATCTCGTATTTGACGTACCGCCCGGCGGCGTGGAGCTGGCCATTCTCGTCGAGAATATGGGACGGATCAATTACGGTCCGCACATGAAGGATGTTAAGGGAATTACCGAAGGCGTACGTTTCGGACAGCAGTTCCTGTTTAATTGGACGGTGCGCCCGTTGCCGCTGGATGACCTGTCCAAACTGCAATTTTCTGCTTTAAGCAGTCAACCGTGCCTTCAGCCGTCCTTCTATCGGGGCGAGTTCGAAGTGGATGAGCCGGCCGACACGTTCCTAAGCATGAAAGGGTGGACCAAGGGTGTTGCCTATATGAACGGCTTTAATCTGGGTCGTTATTGGGAGATTGCGCCTCAAGAAACGTTGTACATTCCGGGGCCGCTGCTCCGCACGGGCAAAAACGAGATCATCGTATTCGAGCTGCACGCAGCGGAGTCCGCAAGCGTTAGCCTGCTGGACTGCCCGGTATTAAATAAGCAATAA
- a CDS encoding family 16 glycoside hydrolase: MRRLRQTRCVLILTAILLLFTSVVPGLSMSKALASGTLFEDDFEDGNADGWQTTSGIWAVATSGSNKTYKQSKPDNSGEALAGSTLWTDYTLVADVKLLSGSGAILKFRYQSSLQHYFLYMSQTSIQILKQTASGQQSIGYYGGSGLLSASQFTTMKVQVTGSTITVYRNGNALLSATDSSYSSGKIGLATWDTTAEFDHVAVTSTTGNTYYVSNSLGNDGNSGLSPTTPWKTMAKVSGMTFQPGDCILLKAGDTWNERLTLKGTGTINNPITVTSYDSGNKPVISANAPNSGVVYGQNLNHWLIRGLAVKVIPSANLVYTNKSTGILVEYDTTKVHEGLRIEGNEVYSTTPDSNTYGINIVSYVQGSSYGLVAKDMVIAGNKIHDLGWYAIITAGWDSANGTSFHSQESYQNFYVAENEVTNMGNQGIVIGNAHDSAIERNVVRAGGQANSNGYGPGGLWYVSSRDSVIRFNEVSEMKDSGSGYDGAGINIDWYCSNITVQYNYSHDNKGNGFTTMSNNGGKILSNKARGNKGEQTNGRGQIALGNFTGLPAKSTGTHNMEVSGNTIIVDIAGTNGMNSAFSDDGVTPVAGLWTGNKIANNNIVLKSGFAGTSVFNIGTNAIIDEIKNNRIYSSNSTFIASNNGTAYNDLSAWQSGTGYDSGTQLLALDNTLPSTVSAVTSTLNGGYVQLSWSAAADSGSGIAHYNIYRGTTPGFTPAYSNMVGESTVTSFLDKERPKSNTTYYYKIEAEDYNGNNGSSSAAYTAVTGFIS; the protein is encoded by the coding sequence TTGAGGAGATTACGTCAGACTCGCTGCGTACTGATTTTGACAGCTATTTTGTTACTCTTCACTAGCGTAGTCCCGGGTTTATCGATGTCCAAGGCATTGGCGTCCGGCACGCTGTTTGAAGATGATTTCGAGGACGGGAACGCGGATGGTTGGCAAACCACGTCGGGAATTTGGGCCGTCGCAACTAGCGGATCTAACAAGACGTACAAGCAAAGCAAGCCGGATAACAGCGGGGAAGCCCTCGCCGGATCAACCCTCTGGACGGACTACACGCTTGTAGCCGATGTGAAACTTCTGAGCGGCAGCGGAGCGATTCTGAAATTCCGGTACCAAAGCAGCCTGCAGCATTACTTTCTGTACATGTCCCAGACCTCGATCCAGATCTTGAAGCAAACCGCTTCAGGGCAGCAATCCATCGGGTATTATGGCGGCAGCGGTCTACTGAGCGCTTCACAGTTTACGACGATGAAAGTACAGGTAACGGGAAGCACGATCACGGTCTACCGTAACGGCAATGCGTTACTATCAGCAACCGACTCTTCCTATTCCTCCGGCAAAATCGGGTTAGCGACATGGGATACGACGGCCGAGTTTGACCATGTTGCGGTGACTTCCACTACGGGAAATACGTATTATGTCAGCAACAGCCTGGGAAATGACGGCAACAGCGGTCTCAGCCCAACCACGCCTTGGAAAACAATGGCCAAGGTCAGCGGCATGACCTTTCAGCCTGGCGACTGCATTTTGCTCAAAGCAGGCGACACCTGGAATGAAAGGCTTACGCTGAAGGGCACGGGTACGATAAACAATCCGATTACGGTTACTTCGTATGATTCCGGAAACAAGCCGGTCATAAGCGCCAACGCGCCAAATAGCGGAGTCGTTTATGGCCAAAACCTGAATCACTGGTTGATTCGCGGATTGGCTGTTAAGGTGATCCCTTCCGCCAATCTTGTGTATACCAACAAATCAACCGGAATTCTCGTTGAATACGATACGACCAAGGTTCACGAAGGACTTCGGATTGAAGGCAACGAGGTGTACAGCACGACCCCGGACTCCAACACCTATGGCATCAATATCGTATCCTACGTACAAGGCTCGTCCTATGGTCTAGTAGCAAAGGATATGGTCATTGCCGGCAATAAAATCCATGATCTAGGCTGGTATGCCATCATTACGGCAGGCTGGGATTCGGCTAACGGCACAAGCTTTCATTCGCAGGAGTCTTATCAAAATTTCTATGTGGCCGAGAATGAAGTCACGAATATGGGGAACCAAGGAATCGTCATTGGAAACGCGCATGACTCGGCTATCGAGCGAAACGTTGTTCGTGCCGGGGGCCAAGCCAACTCCAACGGGTACGGCCCGGGAGGCCTATGGTATGTCTCCTCCCGAGACTCCGTTATCCGCTTCAATGAAGTATCGGAGATGAAAGATTCCGGATCCGGTTATGACGGTGCCGGCATTAACATTGACTGGTATTGCTCCAACATTACCGTTCAATATAATTACTCGCATGATAATAAAGGCAACGGCTTCACCACGATGAGCAACAACGGAGGTAAAATTCTTAGCAACAAGGCAAGAGGAAACAAGGGTGAGCAGACAAACGGCAGAGGTCAAATCGCGCTCGGGAATTTTACCGGTCTGCCTGCAAAGTCAACGGGGACGCATAACATGGAGGTTTCCGGGAATACGATTATCGTTGACATAGCCGGCACAAACGGCATGAACAGCGCATTCTCCGATGATGGCGTAACGCCGGTCGCCGGCCTCTGGACGGGCAACAAGATCGCCAATAACAACATTGTCCTGAAATCGGGTTTTGCGGGCACCTCCGTTTTTAATATCGGTACAAACGCGATTATTGACGAAATAAAGAACAACCGCATTTACAGCAGCAACTCGACGTTTATAGCAAGCAACAACGGTACGGCCTATAACGATTTATCCGCGTGGCAGTCGGGTACCGGCTACGATTCAGGTACGCAGCTGCTTGCTCTAGACAACACGCTGCCGTCAACCGTCTCGGCTGTCACGTCAACGCTAAACGGCGGCTATGTGCAATTGAGCTGGTCGGCTGCTGCGGATTCGGGAAGCGGGATCGCTCACTACAATATTTACCGCGGTACGACACCGGGATTTACGCCTGCTTATTCCAATATGGTTGGGGAATCGACCGTAACGTCCTTCCTGGATAAGGAACGTCCCAAATCCAACACGACCTACTACTACAAAATAGAGGCCGAGGACTATAACGGAAACAATGGTTCTTCTTCAGCTGCCTACACAGCGGTTACCGGATTTATATCTTAG
- a CDS encoding carbohydrate ABC transporter permease produces the protein MKTTGLSGKIFDSANILVLILLAIITLYPFWHVLVGSVLPYELAVKSGINLFPTKWTFEAYGYVFSKNTILQSLLVSLFVTVLGTLYQLFITAITAYPLIKQDLPGRSVIVLFMVFTMFFSGGLIPYYLLIKNLGLVNHLAVMIIPAALSMYNMIVLKTFFQSIPLELEESAKMDGAGYLTIFFKIILPLSIPSMTTIGLFIAVGQWNNWYQPMLFLNDKEMWPLAMLLRDILINNNTNITASASAVNEQFMLADTIKDAIVMVSVIPIVIVYPFIQKHFVKGVMIGSIKS, from the coding sequence ATGAAAACAACTGGCCTGTCCGGTAAAATTTTCGATTCTGCAAATATCTTGGTTCTTATTCTGTTGGCGATTATTACGCTGTATCCGTTCTGGCATGTCCTTGTAGGTTCGGTTCTGCCCTACGAGCTAGCGGTCAAATCCGGCATTAACCTATTCCCGACCAAATGGACATTCGAAGCATACGGGTACGTGTTCTCCAAAAATACGATTCTCCAATCGTTGCTCGTGTCCCTGTTCGTGACCGTGCTGGGTACCCTGTACCAGCTGTTTATTACAGCGATTACGGCTTATCCGCTCATTAAGCAGGATTTACCGGGGCGTTCGGTTATCGTTTTATTCATGGTATTTACGATGTTTTTCTCCGGAGGACTTATCCCGTATTACCTGCTGATCAAAAATCTGGGGCTGGTCAACCATCTTGCGGTTATGATTATCCCGGCGGCGCTTAGCATGTACAATATGATTGTGCTTAAAACGTTTTTTCAGAGCATTCCGTTGGAGCTTGAGGAATCGGCCAAAATGGACGGAGCGGGCTACTTAACCATCTTCTTCAAAATTATTTTGCCGCTGTCCATTCCTTCGATGACGACGATCGGTTTGTTTATCGCGGTTGGTCAATGGAATAACTGGTATCAGCCGATGCTGTTCCTGAACGATAAGGAAATGTGGCCGCTTGCGATGCTGCTGCGGGATATTCTGATCAATAACAATACCAACATAACGGCTAGCGCGAGCGCCGTGAACGAACAGTTCATGCTGGCGGACACCATTAAGGACGCTATTGTCATGGTTTCCGTCATTCCGATTGTCATCGTCTATCCTTTCATTCAAAAGCATTTCGTGAAAGGGGTGATGATCGGTTCGATCAAGAGCTGA
- a CDS encoding extracellular solute-binding protein, with translation MFNAKKKWIAALGVVPLLAGVLAGCSDNGKTPAAASASQQPEKSKAPVELTVFSWMFEGADAPESAIYKRLQEKLNIKIKPIVASWNDWEEKLNVMIASGEMPDVFISNGIAKPVQYKQWVKEGLLLNLSDYTAQYPNIGKSLANFEVLTKATEGNHYALPIYNESGSGKNSINGHNILIRQDWLDKLNLKMPTTIDEFYEVAKAFTESDPDGNGIKDTYGYTSSSGGVWWQYPIFNAFDASTDRFKKSADGKWEPEVISPGMEQALSFLNKMYNDKVIDPDFMINTDDQKVEKFITGKVGMIVNNLNATFYNDIYNKFKKVYEDKDPNTIINWVGTLKGVNGEQRMDGSSNFWCETSINAGISDEKKQKALGLLDYLLSDEGQNLMLYGIENIHYKVEDGKKVPIMTPEERDKDKGFSLKALVSWNTDFLPESTPNRERILAAAKSTGDYAVPNPLEFLNISEDALDPSLVGELNDLTNQKIVEMIVNSKNVSTDFAKFKEEWLAKGGTKLVEETNKQAVEEGR, from the coding sequence ATGTTTAATGCGAAAAAGAAATGGATAGCCGCGCTCGGCGTCGTGCCTCTTCTTGCCGGCGTGTTGGCCGGCTGCTCCGATAACGGAAAAACACCGGCAGCCGCTAGCGCCAGCCAGCAGCCGGAAAAATCCAAAGCTCCCGTTGAACTGACGGTATTCAGCTGGATGTTTGAAGGAGCGGATGCGCCGGAGTCGGCCATCTACAAGCGCTTGCAGGAAAAGCTGAACATCAAGATTAAGCCAATCGTAGCTTCTTGGAACGATTGGGAGGAGAAGCTTAACGTGATGATCGCATCAGGAGAGATGCCGGATGTGTTTATCTCCAACGGTATCGCCAAGCCGGTTCAGTACAAGCAATGGGTCAAGGAAGGACTCCTATTGAATCTATCCGACTACACGGCGCAGTACCCGAACATTGGCAAGTCGCTTGCTAACTTCGAGGTACTCACTAAAGCGACCGAGGGCAATCATTATGCGCTCCCGATTTACAACGAATCCGGCAGCGGTAAAAATTCGATTAACGGCCATAACATCCTTATCCGCCAGGACTGGCTGGATAAGCTGAACCTGAAGATGCCAACGACGATCGACGAATTTTACGAGGTCGCGAAGGCCTTTACGGAGAGCGATCCGGACGGCAACGGCATAAAGGATACTTACGGTTATACGTCCAGTTCCGGCGGCGTATGGTGGCAGTATCCGATCTTCAACGCGTTTGACGCCAGTACGGACCGCTTCAAGAAAAGCGCCGACGGCAAATGGGAGCCGGAGGTTATTTCTCCGGGAATGGAGCAGGCTCTCTCGTTCCTGAACAAGATGTACAACGACAAGGTGATCGATCCGGACTTCATGATCAATACGGATGACCAGAAAGTCGAGAAGTTTATCACCGGCAAAGTGGGCATGATCGTCAATAATTTAAACGCAACGTTCTATAACGATATCTACAATAAATTCAAAAAAGTCTATGAAGACAAAGACCCCAATACGATCATCAATTGGGTCGGAACGCTGAAGGGGGTTAACGGAGAGCAGCGGATGGACGGCTCAAGCAATTTCTGGTGCGAAACGTCTATCAACGCGGGTATTTCGGACGAGAAGAAGCAGAAGGCATTGGGACTGCTTGACTACCTGCTGTCCGACGAGGGTCAGAACCTGATGCTGTATGGCATTGAGAATATCCATTACAAAGTGGAAGACGGCAAAAAGGTTCCGATCATGACGCCGGAAGAACGCGACAAGGACAAAGGCTTCTCCCTGAAGGCGCTCGTATCTTGGAATACGGACTTCCTGCCGGAGAGCACGCCGAACCGCGAGCGTATTCTGGCTGCCGCCAAATCGACGGGAGATTATGCGGTTCCGAACCCGCTGGAGTTCCTGAACATAAGCGAAGATGCGCTGGATCCAAGCCTGGTAGGCGAGCTGAACGATTTGACTAATCAGAAGATCGTCGAGATGATCGTTAATTCCAAAAACGTATCGACCGACTTCGCGAAATTTAAAGAAGAATGGCTCGCGAAAGGCGGTACCAAACTCGTCGAGGAAACGAACAAGCAAGCCGTGGAGGAAGGCCGTTAA